Proteins from a single region of Amycolatopsis sp. CA-230715:
- a CDS encoding DUF305 domain-containing protein: MIRKSLVGAVLAALALSGCAGTAQQDDAKAPQSQSTHNEADVTFARQMVPHHKQALDMAALVPDRTATAAVTDLATRIKKAQGPEIEQLDGWLARWGATPASAHAMPGMPSHESMGGMMSEADMAKLRAAKGAEFDRMWLTMMIGHHEGAVEMANAEIRDGADADAKALANRIIGAQQAEIAEMRKLLDGH, translated from the coding sequence ATGATCAGGAAGTCACTGGTCGGCGCGGTGCTCGCCGCGCTGGCCCTGTCCGGCTGCGCCGGAACCGCCCAGCAGGACGACGCGAAGGCGCCGCAGAGCCAAAGCACCCACAACGAAGCCGACGTCACGTTCGCGCGGCAGATGGTCCCGCACCACAAGCAGGCGCTCGACATGGCCGCGCTGGTACCGGACCGCACCGCCACCGCCGCGGTGACCGATCTCGCCACGCGGATCAAGAAGGCGCAGGGACCGGAGATCGAGCAGCTCGATGGCTGGCTCGCGCGCTGGGGTGCCACCCCGGCGAGCGCGCACGCCATGCCGGGGATGCCGTCGCACGAGTCGATGGGCGGCATGATGAGCGAGGCTGACATGGCGAAGCTGCGCGCGGCGAAGGGCGCCGAGTTCGACCGGATGTGGCTGACCATGATGATCGGTCACCACGAGGGCGCCGTGGAGATGGCGAACGCGGAAATCCGCGACGGTGCCGATGCCGACGCGAAGGCGCTCGCGAACCGCATAATCGGTGCGCAACAGGCCGAAATCGCCGAGATGCGGAAGCTGCTCGACGGGCACTGA
- a CDS encoding VOC family protein, giving the protein MVTRLNPYFRFTGEAREAMEFYRDVFGGTLVLNTFGESGAPDESIKDNIMHAMLETEGGLTLMAADSPPGMEQQAGSAISISVSGEDREELRGYWAKLSEGGRIDVPLEKQMWGAEFGMCADKFGTMWMINITLAG; this is encoded by the coding sequence ATGGTGACCAGGCTCAACCCCTACTTCCGCTTCACCGGTGAGGCGCGCGAGGCGATGGAGTTCTACCGGGACGTGTTCGGCGGCACCTTGGTGCTGAACACCTTCGGCGAGTCCGGCGCGCCGGACGAGTCCATCAAGGACAACATCATGCACGCCATGCTGGAAACCGAGGGCGGCCTCACCCTGATGGCCGCCGACTCGCCGCCGGGGATGGAGCAGCAGGCGGGCTCGGCCATTTCGATCAGCGTCAGCGGTGAGGACCGCGAAGAACTGCGCGGTTACTGGGCGAAGCTCAGCGAGGGCGGCCGGATCGACGTGCCGTTGGAAAAGCAGATGTGGGGCGCCGAGTTCGGGATGTGCGCCGACAAGTTCGGCACCATGTGGATGATCAACATCACCCTGGCCGGGTGA
- a CDS encoding DUF6153 family protein, which yields MGLRRTALRWTLLGLLAFGVLGMHHVVSPEPEPGHVPGAHAMSAMGTAHHDGPSLSAPPAGSHDGHGALHLCLAVFGAAAVLLLALLGWRACRAERSFPRGGVRVAGAGRDPPRGLRSPVFLSLLCVLRV from the coding sequence GTGGGCCTACGCCGGACAGCACTGCGATGGACGCTGCTCGGCCTGCTCGCGTTCGGCGTGCTCGGCATGCACCACGTGGTCTCGCCGGAGCCGGAACCGGGGCACGTGCCGGGAGCGCACGCGATGTCCGCCATGGGCACGGCGCACCACGACGGTCCTTCGCTGTCCGCACCGCCTGCCGGGTCGCACGACGGCCACGGCGCGCTCCACCTCTGCCTCGCGGTCTTCGGCGCGGCGGCGGTGCTGCTGCTCGCGTTGCTCGGCTGGCGCGCGTGCCGCGCCGAACGCTCCTTCCCGCGCGGCGGCGTCCGCGTCGCCGGTGCCGGTCGCGACCCGCCGCGCGGGCTCCGCTCGCCGGTCTTCCTCTCCCTGCTCTGCGTGCTGCGGGTGTGA
- a CDS encoding YhjD/YihY/BrkB family envelope integrity protein — MTTRRSRAVPGDSRWARLRRRYRWLDHLVRGIDRYIDYGGYQYVASISYFTLLSLIPMLMVGMSVAGFVLAGQPELLQSLSRSIANAVPGSFGDNLTDLLTGFIEQRTKVGLVGLAIGLYSGWNWMNALRDALTAMWDKHPPRQPLIRLVLKDLLALLSLTAALMVSFALTASGGALGGYLLRLGPLAHAEWAHTLVSALSIPIALLADWLVFLWVFARLPREPVGVRSAMRGAIAAAIGFELLKQAGGVFITLIGSSPTGVAFGSAIGLLFFIALVSRMVVVITAWTATASDAPAKQPAPPGPAVIRPVVTPRRAPLAPAFAGAVTGALATLAVTRLRRRP, encoded by the coding sequence GTGACCACACGACGATCACGAGCGGTTCCGGGGGACAGTAGGTGGGCGCGCCTGCGCAGGCGGTACCGGTGGCTCGACCACCTGGTGCGCGGCATCGACCGCTACATCGACTACGGCGGCTACCAGTACGTGGCCTCGATTTCGTACTTCACCCTGCTTTCGCTCATCCCGATGCTGATGGTGGGGATGTCGGTGGCCGGGTTCGTGCTCGCCGGGCAGCCGGAGCTGCTGCAGTCGCTGTCGCGGTCGATCGCGAACGCGGTGCCGGGCTCGTTCGGGGACAACCTGACCGATCTGCTCACCGGATTCATCGAGCAGCGCACCAAGGTCGGCCTCGTCGGGCTGGCGATCGGCCTGTACTCGGGCTGGAACTGGATGAACGCGCTGCGGGACGCGCTCACCGCGATGTGGGACAAGCACCCGCCGCGGCAGCCGCTGATCCGCTTGGTGCTCAAGGACCTGCTGGCGTTGCTGAGCCTGACCGCCGCGCTGATGGTGTCGTTCGCGCTGACCGCGTCCGGTGGCGCGCTCGGCGGGTACCTGCTGCGGCTCGGGCCGCTCGCGCACGCCGAATGGGCGCACACCCTGGTCTCGGCGCTGTCCATCCCGATCGCGCTGCTCGCCGACTGGCTGGTCTTCCTGTGGGTGTTCGCGAGGCTGCCGAGGGAGCCGGTCGGCGTGCGCAGCGCGATGCGGGGCGCGATCGCCGCCGCGATCGGGTTCGAACTGCTGAAGCAGGCGGGCGGGGTGTTCATCACGCTCATCGGCAGCTCGCCGACCGGGGTGGCCTTCGGCTCGGCGATCGGCCTGCTGTTCTTCATCGCGCTGGTTTCGCGGATGGTCGTCGTGATCACCGCGTGGACCGCGACCGCGAGCGACGCGCCCGCGAAGCAGCCCGCGCCGCCGGGCCCCGCGGTGATCCGGCCGGTCGTCACGCCGCGGCGGGCGCCGCTGGCACCCGCCTTCGCGGGTGCCGTCACCGGTGCGCTCGCCACCCTCGCCGTGACCCGCCTGCGCCGCCGCCCCTGA
- a CDS encoding DUF6292 family protein, which translates to MPSVLDTHLDQELALTRGLRGYVSEVATAIGSGGEACTFDFDAPVSAYVALDWRLPAHPGRDVALLWDEAHGWSAAIETHSGEDLIVIAYRGGRPVADPRAVVRFVADVRAGLGSPVPPEPARLTRDELTALLAPYRRPDAR; encoded by the coding sequence GTGCCCTCGGTCCTCGACACCCACCTCGACCAGGAACTCGCCCTCACCCGCGGCCTTCGCGGCTATGTCTCGGAGGTCGCCACCGCGATCGGCAGCGGCGGCGAGGCGTGCACCTTCGACTTCGACGCACCGGTGTCCGCCTACGTCGCACTCGACTGGCGGCTGCCCGCGCATCCCGGCCGCGACGTCGCGCTGCTGTGGGACGAGGCGCACGGCTGGTCCGCGGCCATCGAGACCCATTCCGGTGAAGATCTCATCGTGATCGCCTACCGGGGCGGGCGTCCCGTCGCGGACCCCCGCGCCGTCGTCCGGTTCGTCGCCGACGTCCGCGCGGGGCTCGGTTCCCCGGTCCCACCGGAGCCCGCCCGGCTGACCAGGGACGAGCTCACCGCGCTGCTCGCCCCGTACCGGCGACCGGACGCTCGCTGA
- a CDS encoding DoxX family protein, producing MTDTTTTTDRELDLVTRLRGPVISLTRIIVAALFFCHGLQGFGAFGGVDGQGGSVPLGSWPGWWGSVLELLVAVLVGVGLFTRTAALLGSGVMAYAYFTVHAPMAFLPLVNMGEQAVLYCWVFLLFALIGPGPFAIDALLRRRR from the coding sequence ATGACCGACACCACGACGACCACCGACCGGGAACTCGACCTCGTCACCAGGCTGCGCGGACCGGTGATCTCGCTGACGCGCATCATCGTCGCGGCCCTGTTCTTCTGCCACGGCCTGCAGGGGTTCGGCGCCTTCGGCGGTGTCGACGGCCAGGGCGGCTCGGTGCCGCTCGGGTCGTGGCCCGGCTGGTGGGGCAGCGTCCTCGAACTCCTCGTCGCGGTGCTGGTGGGCGTCGGCCTGTTCACCAGGACGGCGGCGCTGCTCGGCTCCGGCGTGATGGCGTACGCCTACTTCACCGTGCACGCCCCGATGGCGTTCCTGCCGCTGGTGAACATGGGCGAACAGGCCGTCCTCTACTGCTGGGTGTTCCTGCTCTTCGCCCTCATCGGCCCCGGCCCGTTCGCGATCGACGCGCTGCTGCGCCGCCGCCGCTGA
- a CDS encoding MFS transporter — translation MDLASTRRRAVLGASVGTLLEYYDYYLFGLAAAVVFPKTFFPSSDPVASELASFATFAVGFVLRPLGGIVLGHIADRAGRKTALIITIVSMGIATMLIGVLPGYDQIGVAAPICLVLLRLVQGFATGGEMGSATSLAIEHAPPDRRGLYGALLLSGSGVALFLSSGLMDLVSLLPDGQFRSWGWRIPFLLSVVLLVAGLVIRWKVPETPEFERARKAERPRRAPLLVVLRRPKMLVFGILFGFANSIGGYVVTTYGTAYLTGRGVSASVAYTATMVAAGVQIVLAPTWGALSDRIGRRPVFLGGCAALAVLIFPVFWLYNTENAVLAAVAMVLGFPVAVLAMSALSQTILSELFGTEARATGISMGYQFTAVLAGGFAPAISTALVAAGGGQAWGVCLYVIGACVLSGLSMLMLPDRAGQELGAK, via the coding sequence ATGGACTTGGCGAGCACGCGGCGGCGGGCGGTGCTGGGCGCGAGCGTCGGCACGCTGCTGGAGTACTACGACTACTACCTGTTCGGGCTGGCCGCGGCGGTCGTCTTCCCGAAGACCTTCTTCCCCTCCAGCGATCCGGTCGCTTCCGAACTGGCTTCGTTCGCGACCTTCGCGGTGGGTTTCGTGCTGCGGCCGCTCGGCGGGATCGTGCTCGGGCACATCGCCGACCGCGCGGGCCGCAAGACGGCGCTGATCATCACGATCGTCTCGATGGGGATCGCCACGATGCTCATCGGCGTGCTGCCGGGATACGACCAGATCGGCGTCGCCGCGCCGATCTGCCTTGTCCTGCTGCGCCTCGTGCAGGGTTTCGCGACCGGCGGCGAAATGGGCAGCGCCACCTCGCTCGCGATCGAGCACGCGCCGCCGGACCGCCGCGGCCTCTACGGCGCGCTGCTGCTGTCCGGATCCGGGGTCGCGCTCTTCCTGTCGTCGGGCCTGATGGACCTGGTTTCCCTGCTGCCGGACGGGCAGTTCCGGTCGTGGGGCTGGCGGATCCCGTTCCTGCTCAGCGTCGTACTGCTGGTGGCGGGGCTGGTGATCAGGTGGAAGGTGCCCGAAACACCGGAGTTCGAACGCGCGCGGAAGGCGGAGCGGCCCCGCCGGGCGCCACTGCTCGTGGTGCTGCGAAGGCCGAAGATGCTGGTGTTCGGGATCCTGTTCGGATTCGCCAACAGCATCGGCGGCTACGTCGTGACGACCTACGGCACCGCGTACCTCACCGGTCGCGGGGTTTCCGCGTCGGTGGCCTACACGGCGACCATGGTGGCGGCCGGGGTGCAGATCGTGCTCGCGCCGACCTGGGGCGCGCTGTCCGACCGGATCGGGCGCAGGCCGGTGTTCCTCGGCGGCTGCGCCGCGCTGGCGGTGCTCATCTTCCCGGTATTCTGGCTCTACAACACCGAAAACGCGGTACTGGCCGCGGTCGCGATGGTGCTGGGGTTCCCGGTGGCGGTGCTCGCGATGTCGGCGCTGTCCCAGACCATCCTGTCCGAGTTGTTCGGCACCGAGGCGAGGGCGACCGGGATCAGCATGGGCTACCAGTTCACCGCGGTGCTCGCGGGCGGGTTCGCGCCCGCGATCAGCACGGCCCTGGTGGCCGCGGGCGGCGGGCAAGCTTGGGGCGTCTGCCTGTACGTGATCGGCGCTTGTGTCCTCAGTGGACTGTCCATGCTGATGCTGCCGGATCGCGCTGGGCAGGAACTGGGGGCGAAATGA
- a CDS encoding LuxR C-terminal-related transcriptional regulator has product MKRDSTKDLIDVYVVIGPRTAADIGQRPRKSFGTTPFDWGRFGMNPIAADGLVADFWRIQNSAREGIWLIGSPSVFRSAAWRLAHPLNGPTWSPRLPLVAVCAHDEPGQVGDALAAGASAVLLDDDTTWQYVAAIHSARKRDLFLSPRLLSPHAKQIIDLVRTPVTSQLAQLTTRENEVLTYLAKGYPNSTIAEQLHISRATVGTHVLNILRKLKVRNRTEAANVAHRLQLTG; this is encoded by the coding sequence TTGAAAAGAGATTCAACCAAAGATCTGATCGACGTTTACGTCGTCATCGGCCCGAGAACCGCGGCCGATATCGGGCAGCGCCCGCGAAAATCATTCGGCACCACCCCGTTCGACTGGGGCCGCTTCGGCATGAACCCCATCGCGGCGGACGGTCTCGTCGCCGATTTCTGGCGCATCCAGAACTCCGCGCGCGAAGGCATCTGGCTGATCGGATCACCTTCGGTGTTCCGGAGCGCGGCATGGCGGCTCGCACATCCGCTCAACGGTCCCACCTGGTCACCGAGGCTGCCGTTGGTCGCCGTCTGCGCGCACGACGAGCCGGGGCAGGTCGGCGACGCGCTCGCGGCCGGCGCCTCCGCCGTGCTGCTCGACGACGACACCACCTGGCAGTACGTCGCCGCGATCCACTCGGCGCGAAAAAGGGACCTCTTCCTTTCCCCCCGGCTGCTCAGCCCGCACGCCAAGCAGATCATCGATCTGGTCAGAACACCCGTAACGAGCCAGCTCGCCCAGCTCACCACCCGGGAGAACGAGGTGCTCACCTATCTCGCGAAGGGGTACCCGAATTCCACCATCGCCGAGCAGCTCCACATTTCACGGGCGACCGTGGGCACCCATGTCCTGAACATTCTCCGCAAGCTCAAGGTCCGGAACCGCACGGAGGCGGCGAACGTCGCCCACCGGCTGCAGCTGACCGGCTGA
- a CDS encoding HSP18 transcriptional regulator, which translates to MNVDDAVRAIRAALDEALATEPAADRAEALLSALASLRLLREHVAAWEPELITAARADGTSWAVLAPALGVASRQAAERRYLRLQPSATGEGTGEERVRAQRDRRAGDRVVSSWARDNSAALRQLAGQVSGLADLTATGRERAGRVQEALGKDDPAALLSPLAGAQDHLGDGNAALAARLADVTRHTDQLRRDAARSRRREK; encoded by the coding sequence ATGAACGTGGACGACGCGGTACGGGCGATTCGTGCCGCCCTCGACGAGGCGCTCGCGACCGAGCCCGCCGCGGACCGGGCCGAGGCGCTGCTGTCCGCGCTCGCCTCGCTCCGGCTCCTGCGCGAGCACGTCGCCGCGTGGGAGCCGGAGCTGATCACCGCGGCGCGCGCGGACGGCACGAGCTGGGCGGTGCTCGCGCCGGCGCTGGGCGTCGCGAGCAGGCAGGCCGCGGAGCGCCGGTACCTCCGGCTCCAGCCGTCGGCCACCGGTGAGGGCACCGGCGAGGAACGCGTCCGCGCCCAGCGGGACAGGCGCGCCGGTGACCGCGTCGTCTCTTCGTGGGCACGGGACAACTCGGCGGCACTGCGCCAGCTCGCCGGGCAGGTGAGCGGGCTCGCGGACCTGACAGCCACCGGGCGCGAGCGCGCGGGCCGCGTCCAGGAAGCACTGGGGAAGGACGATCCCGCCGCGCTGCTGTCCCCGTTGGCCGGCGCGCAGGACCACCTCGGGGACGGCAACGCCGCGCTGGCCGCCAGGCTCGCCGACGTCACGCGGCACACCGACCAGCTCAGGCGGGACGCGGCCCGCTCGCGCCGCCGGGAAAAATAG
- a CDS encoding acyl-CoA desaturase, which yields MSETQTPTRKPKPIVSGVKSLPEHVTVKVFVLLPLVALAAAIPFAWGWGLSWLDIGIGAFFFVLSGLGVTVGYHRYFTHGSFKAKRALRIGLAIAGNLSAQGPVTAWVADHRRHHAFSDRVGDPHSPWLFGTGPRALAKGFWHAHMGWLFEREVTNADRFAPDLRADRDIQLVDRLFPLWTVVTFLLPGVIGGLITWSVWGGVTAFFWAGLIRVGLLHHVTWSVNSICHMIGERPFASRDKAANFWPLAIFSFGESWHNLHHADPTCARHGVLRGQIDISARMIWFFEKLGWAWNVRWPTESRLSRISA from the coding sequence ATGTCCGAAACCCAGACCCCCACCAGGAAACCGAAACCGATCGTGTCCGGGGTGAAATCGCTCCCCGAGCACGTGACGGTCAAGGTCTTCGTGCTGCTGCCGCTCGTCGCGCTGGCGGCCGCGATACCGTTCGCCTGGGGCTGGGGCCTGAGCTGGCTCGACATCGGGATCGGCGCGTTCTTCTTCGTGCTCAGCGGGCTCGGCGTGACCGTCGGGTACCACCGCTACTTCACCCACGGCTCCTTCAAAGCCAAGCGCGCGCTGCGGATCGGGCTCGCGATCGCGGGCAACCTGTCCGCGCAGGGTCCGGTCACCGCGTGGGTCGCCGACCACCGGCGCCACCACGCGTTCTCCGATCGCGTCGGCGATCCGCACTCCCCGTGGCTGTTCGGCACCGGTCCCCGCGCGCTCGCGAAGGGGTTCTGGCACGCGCACATGGGCTGGCTGTTCGAACGCGAGGTGACCAACGCCGACCGGTTCGCCCCCGATCTGCGCGCCGACCGCGACATCCAGCTGGTCGACCGGCTCTTCCCGCTGTGGACCGTGGTGACCTTCCTGCTGCCCGGCGTCATCGGCGGCCTGATCACCTGGTCGGTGTGGGGCGGGGTGACCGCGTTCTTCTGGGCCGGGCTGATCCGCGTCGGGCTGCTGCACCACGTCACGTGGTCCGTCAACTCGATCTGCCACATGATCGGCGAACGCCCGTTCGCGAGCAGGGACAAGGCGGCGAACTTCTGGCCGCTGGCGATCTTCTCCTTCGGCGAGTCGTGGCACAACCTGCACCACGCGGACCCGACCTGTGCCCGGCACGGCGTGTTGCGCGGCCAGATCGACATCTCGGCGAGGATGATCTGGTTCTTCGAGAAACTCGGCTGGGCGTGGAACGTCCGCTGGCCGACCGAGAGCAGGCTCAGCCGGATCTCCGCTTGA
- a CDS encoding Hsp20/alpha crystallin family protein, translating to MLMRTDPFRELDRWAQQVKGTWSRPTAMPMDAYRDGERFVIVFDLPGVSPDAIEVDVERNVLTVKAERRPAQLPENTQMQVAERPLGVFSRQLFLGDGLDTEHIEAGYADGVLTLRIPVAEQAKPRRIEIAHEPRDAKRLTT from the coding sequence ATGTTGATGCGCACGGACCCGTTCCGCGAGCTGGACCGCTGGGCCCAGCAGGTGAAGGGCACCTGGTCCCGGCCGACCGCGATGCCCATGGACGCCTACCGCGACGGAGAACGGTTCGTGATCGTCTTCGATCTCCCCGGCGTCTCGCCGGACGCGATCGAAGTCGACGTCGAGCGGAACGTGCTGACCGTGAAGGCCGAGCGGCGGCCCGCCCAGTTGCCGGAGAACACCCAGATGCAGGTCGCCGAACGCCCACTGGGCGTGTTCTCGCGCCAGCTCTTCCTCGGCGACGGCCTCGACACCGAGCACATCGAAGCCGGGTACGCCGACGGCGTGCTCACGCTGCGGATCCCGGTGGCCGAGCAGGCGAAGCCCCGCCGGATCGAGATCGCCCATGAACCGCGCGACGCCAAGCGGCTCACCACCTGA
- a CDS encoding DUF6069 family protein produces MADYRENVRYGVDAGRLWAGGVATAVVAALVAVVGLLIARGIFGVEVLAPKGAGIWGNASTTTYAIVAAVVALLATALMHLLSVAVPSPGTFFGWIMVLVTLIAVVLPLTLTVVLSAKVATAIINLVLGLVIAAVISSTAASSRTVRRRKQQAEPPAPTQRWDQPPSSYYDS; encoded by the coding sequence ATGGCCGACTACCGCGAGAACGTCCGGTACGGGGTGGACGCGGGCCGCCTGTGGGCGGGCGGTGTCGCGACGGCGGTGGTGGCCGCGCTGGTCGCCGTCGTCGGCCTGCTCATCGCCCGCGGCATCTTCGGCGTGGAGGTGCTGGCCCCGAAGGGCGCCGGCATCTGGGGCAACGCCAGCACCACGACCTACGCGATCGTGGCAGCCGTGGTCGCGCTGCTCGCCACCGCGCTGATGCACCTGCTCAGCGTCGCCGTGCCGTCGCCGGGCACCTTCTTCGGCTGGATCATGGTGCTGGTGACGCTCATCGCCGTGGTGCTGCCGCTGACGCTCACCGTGGTGCTGAGCGCGAAGGTCGCGACCGCGATCATCAACCTGGTGCTCGGGCTCGTGATCGCCGCGGTGATCAGCAGCACCGCGGCGAGCTCCCGCACGGTGCGCCGCCGCAAGCAGCAGGCCGAGCCGCCCGCGCCCACCCAGCGCTGGGACCAGCCCCCGTCGTCCTACTACGACAGCTAA
- a CDS encoding phytoene desaturase family protein produces the protein MSTAVVVGSGPNGLAAAVALARAGVEVTVLEAEREIGGGTRSSDLGMPGLVHDHCSATHPIAAVSPFLRSLGLERHGLRWRTAEIDCAHPLDSGEAALLVRSVDDTAAGLGGDERAWLRLFGPLSSEFDTLAEDLLRPLVRVPGHPVSLARFGMRAMLPAKALAHRFRTDAARALFGGVAAHAFHPFHRPATAGIGLTIISAGHRVGWPVAEGGSAAITTALAGLLAELGGKIETGARVTAAGELPPSDVALFDLAPRAVADVLGDALPNRVAKAYRRYSYGPAAYKVDFAVDGGVPWSTVDSRRAGTVHLGGTFAEIEATERQIAAGAMPERPFTLVGQQYLADPSRSRGDVHPVWAYAHVPSGYTGDATGHVIRQIERFAPGFRDRIVAKASRSATGFESYNPNYVAGDIVGGANTLRQLVFRPRVAFDPYRTGVPGRYLCSAATPPGAGAHGMCGANAAASALRYLERL, from the coding sequence ATGAGCACCGCGGTCGTGGTCGGCAGCGGTCCGAACGGCCTCGCCGCCGCGGTCGCGCTCGCGCGCGCCGGGGTCGAGGTGACCGTGCTGGAGGCCGAGCGCGAGATCGGCGGCGGCACCAGGAGCAGCGATCTCGGCATGCCGGGCCTCGTGCACGACCACTGCTCGGCGACGCACCCGATCGCCGCGGTGTCCCCGTTCCTCCGCTCTCTCGGCCTCGAACGGCACGGGCTGCGCTGGCGCACCGCGGAGATCGACTGCGCCCATCCGCTCGACTCCGGTGAGGCCGCGCTGCTGGTGCGGTCCGTCGACGACACCGCCGCCGGTCTCGGCGGCGACGAACGCGCGTGGCTGCGGTTGTTCGGTCCGCTCTCTTCGGAATTCGACACGCTCGCCGAGGACCTCTTGCGCCCGCTGGTCCGCGTGCCGGGGCATCCCGTTTCGTTGGCGCGCTTCGGGATGCGCGCGATGCTGCCCGCGAAGGCGTTGGCGCACCGGTTCCGCACCGACGCCGCTCGCGCGCTTTTCGGCGGCGTCGCCGCGCACGCCTTCCACCCGTTCCACCGCCCGGCCACCGCGGGCATCGGGCTCACCATCATCAGCGCGGGGCACCGGGTCGGCTGGCCGGTGGCCGAGGGCGGTTCGGCGGCGATCACCACCGCGCTGGCCGGGCTGCTCGCCGAACTGGGCGGCAAGATCGAGACGGGCGCACGCGTGACGGCGGCGGGCGAGCTGCCACCGTCCGATGTGGCGCTGTTCGACCTCGCGCCGCGCGCGGTCGCCGACGTACTGGGCGACGCGCTGCCGAACCGGGTGGCGAAGGCCTACCGCCGCTACTCCTACGGCCCCGCCGCGTACAAAGTGGACTTCGCGGTGGACGGCGGCGTTCCGTGGTCCACTGTGGACTCGCGGCGGGCGGGGACGGTGCACCTGGGCGGCACCTTCGCCGAAATCGAGGCCACCGAACGGCAGATCGCCGCTGGCGCGATGCCGGAGCGGCCGTTCACCCTCGTCGGGCAGCAGTACCTCGCCGACCCGTCCCGCTCCCGCGGCGACGTCCACCCCGTGTGGGCCTACGCGCACGTGCCGAGCGGGTACACCGGTGACGCGACCGGACACGTCATCCGGCAGATCGAGCGGTTCGCACCCGGTTTCCGCGACCGGATCGTCGCGAAGGCGAGCCGGTCGGCCACCGGGTTCGAGTCGTACAACCCGAACTACGTGGCCGGTGACATCGTCGGCGGCGCGAACACCTTGCGGCAGCTCGTGTTCCGGCCGAGGGTCGCGTTCGACCCGTACCGGACCGGCGTGCCCGGCCGGTACCTCTGCTCCGCAGCCACCCCGCCGGGCGCCGGCGCGCACGGCATGTGCGGCGCCAACGCGGCGGCGTCGGCGTTGCGGTACCTCGAACGCCTTTAG
- a CDS encoding EF-hand domain-containing protein, which translates to MPTKTPPSSRDARLRKFFDFFDLDRDGDITHDDLLAMAARIAAAFDVPPGSPKDVALTNAFQGFWHELLKSLDIDGDRRINDREYRDGMIAAFATSGGFEHGLRQLIKAAVEVADTDGNGTLEPAEFRRLEEAIGNPAEDSEEAFAKLDTDNDGSLTVEELLDAARQFHTGTDLDALGNWLFGSL; encoded by the coding sequence GTGCCGACGAAGACACCGCCGAGCAGCCGCGATGCCCGGCTCCGCAAGTTCTTCGACTTCTTCGACCTCGACCGCGACGGCGACATCACCCACGACGACCTGCTCGCGATGGCCGCCAGGATCGCCGCCGCCTTCGACGTCCCGCCGGGATCACCGAAGGACGTCGCACTCACCAACGCGTTCCAGGGGTTCTGGCACGAGCTGCTGAAGAGCCTCGACATCGACGGCGACCGCCGCATCAACGACCGCGAGTACCGCGACGGCATGATCGCCGCCTTCGCCACCTCGGGCGGGTTCGAGCACGGGTTGCGCCAGCTCATCAAGGCGGCCGTCGAAGTGGCCGACACCGACGGGAACGGCACGCTCGAACCGGCCGAGTTCCGTCGGCTCGAGGAGGCCATCGGCAACCCGGCGGAGGACTCCGAGGAGGCGTTCGCCAAGCTCGACACCGACAACGACGGCAGCCTCACGGTGGAGGAACTGCTCGACGCCGCGCGCCAGTTCCACACCGGCACCGATCTCGACGCCTTGGGCAACTGGCTCTTCGGCTCCCTCTAG